AGTGTTCTTTTCAAGAATACGCCGTTCTTCCGTGCGGTTATCTTTCAAGAACTTTgattcgaaaaagaaaaaacagcaacagcaacagcagCAGATCATAAGCGAGACTATTACAAGCTAATATTACATTTCAAAAAATTGTTCTATATTATCTACCTCACCATGGAGCCATAAAAGGAATGAACAACAAACTATTGAAACCTACGACTACCAAAACGTGTAACCCCTTGTTGATTGCACTTATTCTGTAGCTGCAGAAGGTGATGAATCTTAGACTGTCCGCCGCACCACTTGTTTCTGTAGCGTTCATGACCTGTCTTGTCTTATTGGTTATCATCTTACTGTACACAAATTTATATACagcaagtttaattcaaataatgcTCTAAAAAATTGCTGCATAAAATTACATAATGTAGTTGTAAAGGCCAGTTTTTCTCACCTTCCAGGATATATACAGCTCCCGTGACCTGCAAATAATTCCCCAAAAGGgaggaaacaaacaaaaagattgTATTATATGGAGTACATGAGAGAACAAGAGAAAATGTACAAACATGTGGAGCCCATTTTGCTTGCAATAATATTGTATGCTCATGAAATGGAATTTTGCTTGCAATAATATTGAAGGAAAGCGACCACATGACATGCCCAAGGCAAAATCTTAACCAGGACAACATTTCTAGAATCTTTTGCAGTGCCGGAACAtgtgtatatattataatatatatatatatatatatatatatatatggggttcACAGACGAACCAATGTCCAAAGGAAGATCATTGTTCAGAATCCTTCACACTTCCGATTAGGAAATGCAATTAACAAGCCCTTTTTCCAACATTCCAGTCACAGAAGAGACAATGTGCCTCTGCCAGGTGAGGTGCCACAACACCATTCAGTCTCTGAAGCCATCTGATGCCGTGTGACCGCTGAATTCTCAGTGACTGAAGCCGTGGAGCATTGTGTTGTCTCCATTGAAATGTATTACTTTACCACAGTGGAATAAGCAATCAAAACCAAAGCTTTTAAGGCCTTTCCTATGCTATAACTAGGCCTAATAAGGCCGACAATTATTTACACTCCCCGCTTGaacccaaaacaaaatttgCAGATGAGGGTTTAAGAGTATGAGCTATTGAATTAGATTGATTGgattaaaattaatctatatagtcttatatccatGCTTCGATACTTACACGAACCCAATGTGCGACATTTAGAGCtgattcgtttaattaaatagatcgagTTATGATTGACCTATAAAGTCTTATGTCCATATTTCAACACAACTCGAACCGACATGCGAATAcaaattgctaaaccctaatTAGCCACAAATCCTTCTTCAAGTGCCTAGCCAAATTGGGTCTCTCATTAGTCATTAAATACCATAGTTTCCAACTTTAGCAGCTAATTGCAGCACAATCACACtaaattcaaagacaaaaatcTGAAACACCAAAATCCTTTGAAATCGAAAACATAATTAAACACTTACTAGGGTCAGTGGTGGTGATCATAGCCACACCCTTGAAGTCACAGGACCCAGCAGCCTTCCCTTCCTTCTGGTAATAGCTATCAAACGCATAAGAAGCGTGGCTCTTCACATTATTAGGCTGATAACAATTCTCCCCCGGCTGAATCTCCGAGCAATTGGCCCTTCCCGGTCCACACGCCCAATCCAACGCCGCCTGCAACGTCTTCGAGTCCACCTCATCCATAACCACACAATACGTCTGGTTAGTCGTATCGTTAGCCAGAAAAGTCCCACTTGCCGAAACATGAAGCAAGTACACCGGCGTCGAATTCCCGTAAAACAACCCCCAATTTGCCTCCGAAACCGGCGGTGACCTCAGGTCCTCGTTGAACAGCTCGTATATGTACACACTGGACGTGATCTCCGGGCGCAAAGGGGTGCCGCTACGGTCAAGAACGTGCTTGATCAGGTTCGAATTATACGTATCCGCATTGTCAATCGTGGCGTATGGCTCTTTCGAGTCACCCTTTGAAGGCCAACCACTCTCGGTGACAAGGACAGATACGTCGGTGACATTGAGGTTCTTCATTGAGAAATAGGCAGCGTCGATCATAGCATCGAGCACGTTGGTGTAGTGGAGCAAAGTGTTGGGATCAACCATTTCTTTAGAGGGTGTCAATGGCTTGAACAAAGAGTTGTCTAAAGGAACCACACCTTTGTTCTGCATAAAGACATAGTAAGGATAAAGGTTCATCATCAAAGGGGACCCAGTTCTCGAAAGGAACTGAAGCAGAGGAAGGACAACAAAGCTCAAGCTTTGGTTAAAGAAAGCTTGAGAAGGTGGGAAAGGATCGAGAACTATTGCCGCGGCGTGTGGGGTCGAAATCTTGATCTGGGTGTGAAGGTTTGCTGCCACTAATGCGCTGTAGAGTCCCTCAATGGCTGGGAGAAGCAGAGGAGCAGAGGAGGGCACTGTGGTCAAGACCTCGTCGCCTACCGCAATGGCTGTGATGAGGGTGTCGGGGTAGAAAGCGACGACATTTTTCCCGATCCAGGCGGCCGCCGTGGTGTTGGAGGAGCCAATGGCAAGGAGCTGGTTGTTGGGCACGCTGATGATGACGCGGATCTTCGTGCGAGCCAGAGCTTTGAGAAGGTCAGGGTCTGCATCGTAGATTCGGATGTGGGTTATCTTTTGAACCTGGAGAAAAGAGACTAAGGCTGATGGTGATACTCCACTGGAGACATCGGTGCCAATGTTCACACCCACAAAGGGTTGAGTGTCTTGGCTTTGCGCTTTTTGCTGCTGCTTGATTTTTCGTAGTTCTAGCGGAGATTCAGCTGCAAGAAAGAACATCAAGAATTGAAGATAATGAGAAAGCTTTggtttcttgaattttttttttaagtgggttttgtttctttttcacttACCTTGTGAGACAGGGGAAAGTACTGTGAAGAAGAGGGAAAGGATGGTGATGAGGAGGGTGAGCTTAGAGGCTGCCATTATCGAAGAGGGGCTTCAGCTTTACTTCCTCACCCTCTGGCTCTGGTTCAGCTACAGATCCTTGCATTATCTTCCAAGTTTTCTGCTTttcttttggggttttttttcttcttatttgtggttttgttttgttgggggtgggggggagtTTGGTGCGTAAGATTTGGGTCTGACAGACCCGCAAGAGATCTACAGTGTAAACAAGAGAGAAGACATAGAACAGAGGAGTCCGCGTGTGGTTTGGGGTTTCTCAACTTTTTGTTTCACAAAAGATGCTTAATTTTAGCTCAACATTTGCCCTTTTTCTTTCACTGAATTCACTCAAATAACCCTGTGAATCATGAGCCGACAGTCATGTGGAAGTGAAGTCCTCCGGCactctctctttccctttttgTGAGCTTGGGGCAAAAATGTCATATATCATTTTATTACTCTTGGATTTTTGGCCAAATACTTGGGAGAAATTTCCTAAACCCATgattaggtgctgtaaaaaggagagaaaatgagaaaaatgatcTAGATCTAGTTTTAAGtgtattataaaaaaaaaagagttaattaTCTTTTAAGGCACCTAAGCAAaacaagttgaaaaaaaaaaaaaaaaacagtagtaGCTGTAAGAATCACTGTATTTGAAGACTCTGCAGATGTTTGAATTTTGAAGGCACAGTGGGAACATATTGGGGGGGGCATTTTGTGGTGTTATACAGGGGTTTGGAGTTTGGACTATATTGTATAAGTTTGTAACTCAATGATGtggaaaggagaagaaaagcaAAGAACTGGCTTTCTTCGGACCTTTGAGATGGTTCTTGAATTACAGCCTGGCCTTTTCAGAGAGACGTTACTGCAGCCGCCTTTATGGTGTGCTCTCATCAACTCTTAATACACCTTTTGGACTTCACAATTCAGCTCCATCAACgtcctttcaagtttcaactagGAAAGGGAGTAAGTAAGGGACcctcttttaatttaattcatcACACCCaattttgctatatatatatatttatatttttattaattgtgttTTGAAGTTACCAACTTACCATCCCCTCATTTAACAACACAACACGCTTTCTGAGAAGTTTTTTCAggcaaaaatgataaataaaagtattaacaaacaacttcaaATGCAAAACACCCATTTACTTTCACTTTTACTGTTTTACTACATCATATGACCAAACCTACTCTAAGTATGATTAGAGTTGCTAATCAGCCTATGCCATTGAACAGTAGAAATTTTGCTGATGGAGAGGACATCAGTAGAGTGGAATTGTACAGAAGGAAAAGTGTTTGCT
This DNA window, taken from Alnus glutinosa chromosome 5, dhAlnGlut1.1, whole genome shotgun sequence, encodes the following:
- the LOC133868591 gene encoding glucan endo-1,3-beta-glucosidase 1; translated protein: MAASKLTLLITILSLFFTVLSPVSQAESPLELRKIKQQQKAQSQDTQPFVGVNIGTDVSSGVSPSALVSFLQVQKITHIRIYDADPDLLKALARTKIRVIISVPNNQLLAIGSSNTTAAAWIGKNVVAFYPDTLITAIAVGDEVLTTVPSSAPLLLPAIEGLYSALVAANLHTQIKISTPHAAAIVLDPFPPSQAFFNQSLSFVVLPLLQFLSRTGSPLMMNLYPYYVFMQNKGVVPLDNSLFKPLTPSKEMVDPNTLLHYTNVLDAMIDAAYFSMKNLNVTDVSVLVTESGWPSKGDSKEPYATIDNADTYNSNLIKHVLDRSGTPLRPEITSSVYIYELFNEDLRSPPVSEANWGLFYGNSTPVYLLHVSASGTFLANDTTNQTYCVVMDEVDSKTLQAALDWACGPGRANCSEIQPGENCYQPNNVKSHASYAFDSYYQKEGKAAGSCDFKGVAMITTTDPSHGSCIYPGSKMITNKTRQVMNATETSGAADSLRFITFCSYRISAINKGLHVLVVVGFNSLLFIPFMAPW